The DNA region ctcatgtgaaaaccctgcaggtggattttgtatccgtcacatgatgtaagttaagcagaaatataaaggattaaattagtcgatgaattaaattgtcagtaatttaatttatttgattggtgtctgtaatcttaacatggggagttaaataagtttttaatgaAGGATTTTGAAATAAAGGAGTGCAATTACGTTGTTCtggaataaattgtaatttattgtggtgtaggattaattcattcatattccGAATTAATACCACAATAGGAAACACCGTTATTAAATCTGTGGTTCCCGCTGTGCCTGAATATTCTAGAACAaggaaagtaaaaggaaaaataatatcctTGGTGGGTTAGGAAGGGCTGACGTTTTTCTGCTAGGGTTTACCCTAAAAACGCGCGTATATAAAAAGCCATTGAACCCTAAgtgatcatttttttctttagccGAATACTTGCCACTCAAGTATTACGTTCATAGAACTTGATACACAGTAGAAGAGGCGAGTGGAATTGGAGGATGAACGTGGATGGGTTTTGCTGCGCTGAAGGCTAGATTGAGGTTGATTCACGCTTTccaagagataagtatcaattttatgtttgatcaatatctttgattatgtgttgtctaaattacatgcaagttcgatccTGGCTATTTGCTTCCGCTGCGTATGCTTGTATTCCATCAATTAACATATTGTCCTGTTGTTTATGTCATCCTTTTTCTCCTCTCATGTCTTGTCTTTATCAAATTTCTCTTCTCCTGCCTCCTCTTTAGTCCCTTATACATTCTTCAACCAGTAAATCCGTGATCGCGAGTTTTCCTGAGTGCATGTGGCCCTGCAGTTTTTGCAAAGATTTGCACGGCCTGAATTAATCGGTTGTAAACTGGTGGAACTGTACTCCATTGTCTCTGTTAGTTATATATATCAATTGGTTTTGATTTCATAGTTAATGATTGAGCTGGTGACTTTACTGTAATAAACTGGACTCTTGGAACTGTTTGATTTAACTGTTTGATTTAGTTGCCAATAGAGGAGTTATTTATGAAACTGCTTTCCATATATATTGTTTTTGATGactgaaaatatattttaactcAACATGCATGTGTCTTGGTTGTATTTGCTGGTGAATCTTATTAGCTTTTACTTCTAAAGTATATAAGATAAGTGGATTTAATTTGAATGTGAAGAACTTTTATTCTATCGGTGTAATTTAATCTAGAGTAGGTTGCTGTGTTATTTTTCAGGTTGTCACGAGTTCTAAAACATTAGGTTCGATAGTAcccattctttttcttgtttgtttaGTTGTAATTGTCTTTTCCTTAGGTATTTGAGTTGAAATTGCGACCTTCATCTTACACTACACAAATAGGTTGAGTGTTTCAATTGCATAATAACATTTtgagttttatttttatatacctGGCAGTATTAAAATGTCGTGATTGTCCATTACAAGTTAACCATGTTATCTGGAGAAATAGtttattatacaataataatacgtATCTCCGCCGGAGTGAGCTTGCTTTTATTGTCAGTCTCATAAtctgtttggccaagtttattttttcctaaagtgcttttttttttcccaataagtgtttattttaaaaaagtggggtgtttggccaagtttttgggagaaaataagtgtttcTGGGGAATAACAGAAGccgtttttcagaagctaaaaaaaaaaaaaaaaaacttttgctgtttaaaagtgttttttatattaattgatCAAACACGAACTATTTTTCCACAAAAATAGTTTTTTAGAAAGCATtttgaaaaaagtaattttcaaaataaactaaCAAGCTATCAAAGCTTGAATAAAAGAGGAGGATTGTAGTAGGCTAACAGCCACCATAAACTTTGCCAATTtatcaagaaataatttattatgacatgttaaattatattattaatacAAACTCTGATTACATTTATATAAGTTAAGTCTAAATTTCTGTCCTTTTGCCTTTCCTTCTCCACTATTCTCGTGGTCAACTTAACCCAAAACTTTCAGAAGAAAAAGCTCGTATGGTATCCCTTGTTTCACGTTTCTGAGTCCGAGTCAAAACAACACCGTCCCAAAATATTCCATTTTATTACTTCAATACATTCTAAAATTAATTATCtgaaaataaaatcaataatttgGTACGACATGCTAACtacattaataaaataaattttattttcactatatTAAGTTAAATAAtactatttcttcttcttcttcttcttctatcttTCCTTTCTCCACGGTTCTTGGGTCAACATATCCAAATCCTAGTAGAACAAAAAAATGTTTGGTTTCCCTTGTTACACGTTTCTAGTTAAACGACACCGTTTAGGATATCCATCCCATCGTTTCGGTTTATTCTTCAGAAAAAGtagcaaaataaaaaacaaagataaaagagaaaaaagaattgCACGATACTAGCAAACGACACGCAACTGAACCAATAGAATCGCAGCAAATAAACAGGTGGACCAAACAAAACTGCTACGTCACCTAAACTGCTCTTCCTTATTTACATGTACAACATCTTTTACTTCTTCATCTCAAAAAAACCAAAACTCCTCCACAAGTAAACTACTACAAATCTACAATACAAACCCTCAAATCcattttcaagaacaaaaaaattatcaaagcCAATATGTTGAGAATCCTTGGAAAAGATCTCACAACAATGATCACCAGATCTGAGTCATCAAAAATCGAAGTTGCCCACCATGTGTTCGACGATTTGTCTGAATGGGAATTCGTTAACCCATCTGATGATGAACAAGATGACACCTACTCCTTCACTGATGAACCCATGTTAAAACAAGATGACCCGATTACTGACCCGTGTGAAATCGGGTCACCATCTCCGGATATATCCATGGATTCTCCCTTGCAAGTACAGCTTGTTGGTGCATTGATCGCTTATGATGTTAGGGTTGATAGTTCTAATGATGATGACgtggaagaagaagaggaagaggaagaggaagaagaagattatgatgacgatgatttgGATGATGAGTTGGTGCCAAATTGGTTAAGTGATAAATTTGGGAGACAAAGGATTAGGAAAATAGGGAAAAGGGCTAATTCAAGGATGAACAAATCCAAAAAAGGGCCTTACGTTTTTAATAGGCCTGGATGTGTTCATGGCAAACATGGACTTGGTGTGCAGCACAATTATATCTAGGAAGTAAATATCTTGGAAGTTTCAACTGTGAAGGTTTAGGTTAATTTCTTAACTGGAATCATTGTTGATTTGATCTGAATATAAACTTTGATGTATTTAGGACTCAGGTGGAATTAGTATTAAGAACGGTTGGTACTATTTTAGTTTGTCTACTTGGATTTGGATGTAAATATCTGAATTTATCTAATGCAATTTCAATTTCAAGATCCAATCTTTTATCGTTGCTTTTACTGTTTAATGCAAATATttgaatttaagaaataaagcaAAAAGATCAGTTCTTAGTGGAAATGATAATCCATTTGGAATTGGTTACCTTATAAAATACTCCCCTGTTGTTCAATTGAATTATAAATTTACTGTGTGTTCTTTTCTTTATGTGACAATATGCTTCTCTGTTGTTCATATTTGCCAAGTTGCTTCGTTAATATTGATTTCTGCAGTTATTTTATTGACTTATTTCAACTATAAGTAACTCTCTTTTGTTCTTCATAATTTGCACAACACTCTGAGATCCATGAGggaatttttttcttgtatagACTAAAGACTTGCTATTTTAGATGTAAAAGTGTTGAACACTGAATAATTTGTGTGGTGATCCACAATTCCACATGTATTTTATGCTACTTTATGATCTTGTTTCTCCAATAACTAAAGGTTGGAAGGTTAGTTTGTTTATAGTTTTTTCAAACTGATGCCAGCTGGACTTGCTTGTCATTGCCATCTTGCTTCTGAGGAAGAGATGAATTAGTTTTGCTCCTTTCTCTCGATCTAGAAAGTTGAAGTTTATACTCTATGTTTTAATTGAATTACGAATGGGAAACTTAATTCATTGCCTACCGAGTAGAAAAAAGCTAAGGTCTTATGGTGGCAAATAATTACTTCCGGTGTTTACACCAATTTAACCGTAAAAAGGGATAACACGGTGTTGCGTTGCGCACAAAGCATTTCGCGTTCACGTAAGGTCTTGGGAAGAAAGGGGTGTGATGTAGATCGTCGAATCAAACATTAATGGCTGATCTTATGATTTGAACCCGTGATCATAGGTCACACACGGATAACCTTACCATTATTTCAAAGGCTTCTCCTCCCATTATTTCAGAGGCTTCTCTTCTCCAATTTAAACTTAGCACTTATAATTTAAGGCTTCTCTTCTCCAATTTAAACATAGCACTTATAATTTAACGTGAGAATACACATCATTTAACCATCAGCAATTAAAAAGTAGTTTCTAGTTGCGGCAGTGAATTGGATGGTAATGGAGAATATTAGGAATGCTCAAATGATAATATTGTCACTATCTGAAAAGCTTAAGCAATCATGAGTGATAATGTAGACATGACGTGAAGTTTAAGGAATCAATTGGCACCTACTTCCACACAAAAATACAAACAAATAGCACTGCCTTTTTTATATTAGTTGGTGATGGTTGTGAGTGCACTATAAGGAATAAAGAATTTTGGTTTAGGTTGAAGTAAGCtctagaattaaaaaaaaagcatttgGCATTTTTCCTCGGGTTATTGGTTGACTTTTGATTGATCTCGGTTAAAATAACTGGTAGAAGGCCTTGTACAAGTAATTGATAGGAGAAGAACTTGTTAGAATGGCGCCTTGTAAAAGTAATTGATAGGAGAAGAACTTGTTAGAATGGCAATTTCTGGCAACTCTAGTTACGTTTGGTTATTATTATTTGGTTGAACAGAACATGTTACGACAGTTGGAATTAGAGTATATTTGGTATAACTGGAAGTCGTTTCCGTATATAAGAGGCTGGTATAGAAGCAGCGGGTTCCGAGGAGTACTCGTTCTTGGCCGAAGTGCACAAGTACTACGTTCTGCGATTAAGCCATACCCACAATACGTAAAAAGTTGCAAATCTATTCGGAACAATTTCAAATATGCGATGTCTCAAAAATTTCATATGAGGCGAAGTTCGTTTATTTTTGCCTGAACTTTAGGAACCATTTCTGTCtgaactttattcatttttgCTTGATCTTCAGAcaaaaatacttaaacttgaaTCATATGTAAAGACTGCATATTCGAAGTTGTTtcgaaataaataaaagtgcaaaaaaaaaaaaaagtacgaATTAGATATTGATGTCCGAATAGGATAaccaataaatatttttatctcACTGTTTATACCAAAAGTACACCCCAGCCCTGAGGCATgaacagtgttttaaaaggcgtttaAGAGTTTATATTGCTGGTTAGTCATCCTCTTTGTTCCTCCATGTAGACAAATTCTTTACTCTTTTCAACTCAAGttgcttttttctctttttatttttttcgctGTTAGTTTGTAAATATGTATGTAAACTAGTTTTTCAAGTTTATTATTGTTTCTCTTGATTTCGTTTAAAATATATTAGGAGATTATATGTGTGCATGCTTCTATGTGTGTTGATTGAAAATATGAGAAAGTGGGTAACTGGGTAATGGGTATAATGTTGATTGTTGAATAActttgatttttgtatttagaACTTCTAATGTAAAGTAATTTTCAATGGGTAAGAAAATaagtcagttttttttttttttttttgtatgaaaagTGCACTACATTGTAAAATTCTCTCTGTGATTTCCTAATTTGTCCTATGGTGTTTCTTATAAAACACTGATCCGAAACATGTGAAAACACTGAGCTCTCTAATTTGAGAAAATGGCCAGACGAACTTCTCCTCAATTCTCAATGgcaaaaaagtttttttttttttttttggcaataaaATGTGAATTATTACCATACCACCAAAGCCAATTACAACCTAATCGAGCACTCATAACCTTAGTCCGAATAACTAGGATTAGTGAGCCTCCAGAATCTAATTACATAATGCATCAATAAGAAAACGAAATTTACTGCCTTGCTTTGTACTCAGATACATGCTCAATCTCTCTTTCACTACATGTTTTATCTGCTGTAATATGAATTCCCCTGCACACTTTTCCCTCTGAAAATCTTGTTGTTCTAGCTTGCCAAATGTTGTATATAGTCGCCCCATACACTGCTGCTATAGTCTCCTTCTTGAACCTGCTCCACCTGCTATTTCTTATCCTTGTCAAACTGTCCATCACCTCTGCTTGTTGTATTCTGCGTCCCATCCATTGATATACTTCACTCCATAGCGATTGAGTCCATGTGCACTGGTGAAATAAGTGTGCTGCATCTTCAGTTTCAGAATCATCACATAGTACACACTCAATGGAATCACATGGTAGTCCCATTCCATGCATCCTGTCCTTAGTTAGTAGCCTTCCTTGAGCAGCTAGCCAGACTATGAATCTATGTTTTGGCAGTGCAAGTCTAAGATACTTGCACCCACTGCTTTTGTACTAAGTCACCAACTGCATTTTTCTATTTGTTGTACTAAGTCACCAACTGCTTTTTTCTATTTGTTGCAGGCCTTTTGACCTTTTTGCTCTCATGGATGAAACCTACTCTCAAGAAAAGAGGCTAGATAAAGTGTATTTTTTGATCACCTGAATGTTGAATTCTTCATTTTGTTCCCAAATGGGAGTTGATGTATTTATGCTGAACTTTCATAAGCAAACTTGTGCTttgtaagtagcgtataatGGATTGTTTTTGGTAGTTTTTATGGGAATGGAgtacatcaatatatatatatatatatatatatatatatatatatatatatatatagttatatatagttatatacttcacttatttatagttttcttcaatttttatgcaattttaccAATTTTAAGATATTtgttgtaattatattattttataaaatactcaAATTTAAATACCCGTGGGGCTTACGCCCTgtgcctcggggcttacgcTCGGGCAAGGCATACGTAAAACGCCTCGCCTTACGCCCGtaccttttaaaacactgggcATGAAGATATGTAGCCAACTTTAGATAATTCGATGATCTTAATGTGTGTACCATATATTTAATCAGTAGCGGAATCATAAAATTTTATAAGGCAAAAAGACAGATATGTCATGTTTGAAATTTGATTTTGTACTTCTCTTTTATTAAAGAAATTCAAACTTTCAGATATGTATCAAATAAATCACTGTTATTCTACTTGCGCGGTATAAATTTTGGATGAACTAAATTCAATTGATGGAACGCTACATCCTCCGTAGGCTCAATGTCAAAGGAGCAGGGTGTGGGCAACAAAACATTGAATGAAATACAATTTAAAACCATTCTGTGAGTCACATTGTCAAAATCTATTAATTGATTAGTTATGGTTCAAATTTAATTTAGTAGGAGTTAGTTATGTAATATTTCTTGCATCTTATATGATTGTACTGCAGTATTCTTCTAATATGgtccttgaattagttgttgagTATTGCATCGTCTTCATCAAAGGCTTGTTGATGTGGCAGTTTTGTTCTATGGGCCTGTTTGTCAGCCCAATCGATTGGCTTGACAAGTAAGGTGGGCTGGCTTAAGGCTGTCAGTGGGGACGGGACGGTCCCAGTCCCGCCCCGTGTCCGGCCCTGTCCGGCACCGAAACGTCCAGGTCCCGGTTAATGATGGGGGAGCGGGTAGGGGGACGGGTAGGGGGGCGGAAGGGGGAAAAGTCAGTGATGCC from Lycium ferocissimum isolate CSIRO_LF1 chromosome 2, AGI_CSIRO_Lferr_CH_V1, whole genome shotgun sequence includes:
- the LOC132046878 gene encoding nucleosome assembly protein 1;1-like, with product MLRILGKDLTTMITRSESSKIEVAHHVFDDLSEWEFVNPSDDEQDDTYSFTDEPMLKQDDPITDPCEIGSPSPDISMDSPLQVQLVGALIAYDVRVDSSNDDDVEEEEEEEEEEEDYDDDDLDDELVPNWLSDKFGRQRIRKIGKRANSRMNKSKKGPYVFNRPGCVHGKHGLGVQHNYI